In Timaviella obliquedivisa GSE-PSE-MK23-08B, the sequence CTCAATCACCAGCTTTTCATCTTCTAGCCGTCCTTCCACATAGCCCAAATCTTCTGGCAACTGATAAGGCGACAGATCTAAATGACGCTGCCAAATAGTTTCTATAGAATTCGCAAGCTTTTGAATGAGCGGATGCTGTTGCTCACGAATTGAGTCTGTTGCGGAAGAAGGCATGATGTAAAAATGAGGACACTAAATGCTGAGTCCCAGTAGATTTCAGGATACCTTACCGCGGATAGGCAATGTTGGTTGATTGCGCTGAACTCGAACAGAACCCGATATATTGAATGAAGATAAACGACAGGAGATTCCTATGTTTGGTCTAGGATGGCCGGAAGTTGGATTGATTTTACTGGCAGCAGTCGTTGTCTTTGGGCCCAAAAGAATCCCAGAGCTAGGAAGCGCTTTAGGCAAGACGCTACGAGGATTTAGAGAAGGCATAGATAGCTCTGTCGAAGAACAAGATGATGAATTTGATGCTTAATTGCTAGAGCATGAACTAGAGGGACAGAGATTCTCTGCCCCTTTCTTTTCCCATTAACCCCCTGATTGCACGTACTTAATTCCTTCTTTGACCTCAATAGCCTGGAACGGATTACTGCCATTAACCGAGCCATGGCGAATGGAATGGGAAGCTTCAGGGACGGCTTTCAAGCCCTGCTCTGC encodes:
- a CDS encoding twin-arginine translocase TatA/TatE family subunit; protein product: MFGLGWPEVGLILLAAVVVFGPKRIPELGSALGKTLRGFREGIDSSVEEQDDEFDA